Proteins co-encoded in one Vibrio fortis genomic window:
- a CDS encoding protein-disulfide reductase DsbD, with amino-acid sequence MRAFLITLCVGLLSLSHSAYALFGNNDQGLELNSANSFVPVDQAFPFNYYQQDGKVLIDWQVKEGYYLYQHSLDFTGKNLAIGSVEIENGQPYQDEFFGEVSIYTQPLFVQVPLQSYQDGSQLIVKYQGCAKAGFCYPPEIRVIDIEPFTPSADVANASNTTANNETSEQATSTPLAEERSAAPVSKEAGLAEQLSDSWWTPLLFLALGVGLAFTPCVLPMYPILTGIVLGGGKLSQGRALMLSFIYVQGMALTYTLLGLVVASAGMQFQAAMQHPYVLMGLSILFVALALSMFGVYNLQLPSSVQTWLNNQSNKQQGGNTLGVFAMGAISGLVCSPCTTAPLSGALLYVAQSGDLFTGGIALYTLAMGMGIPLMLVAVFGNKLLPKAGSWMDKVKIVFGFILLAAPIFLLERIIPEFWATVLWSTLGFVAFGWLYHSKNSLPFGGWKQSAVGIIAMLGLFASAQPALNYWFAEKSVEQVAQIEFARINTVEELEIQLIEAKKLGKPVMLDFYADWCVACKEFEKYTFHQADVENKLSGFVLLQADVTKNLPQDIELLKQMQVLGLPTIEFWDGKGNHVPNARVTGFMNAETFLQHMQNHQL; translated from the coding sequence ATGCGCGCATTTCTCATCACGCTGTGTGTTGGACTGCTTAGTTTGTCCCATTCAGCCTATGCTCTCTTTGGTAATAACGACCAAGGACTTGAACTCAACTCAGCCAATAGCTTTGTTCCTGTTGATCAAGCATTCCCTTTTAACTACTACCAGCAAGACGGCAAGGTCCTTATAGACTGGCAAGTAAAAGAGGGTTACTACCTCTATCAGCACAGTCTTGATTTTACGGGTAAAAACCTCGCGATCGGCTCAGTCGAAATTGAAAACGGACAGCCATATCAAGACGAGTTTTTTGGTGAGGTAAGCATTTACACTCAACCACTGTTTGTGCAAGTTCCACTACAAAGCTACCAAGATGGTTCTCAGCTTATCGTTAAGTATCAGGGCTGTGCCAAAGCTGGGTTCTGTTACCCACCCGAAATTCGTGTCATTGATATCGAGCCATTTACGCCATCAGCAGACGTAGCCAATGCTTCAAATACAACGGCCAATAACGAAACATCAGAGCAGGCAACTTCAACACCTCTCGCGGAAGAACGCAGCGCGGCTCCAGTTTCAAAAGAAGCAGGACTTGCTGAACAGCTTAGCGACAGTTGGTGGACGCCATTACTATTCTTAGCTCTCGGTGTTGGCCTTGCCTTTACACCATGTGTACTGCCGATGTATCCGATTCTGACGGGCATTGTGTTGGGTGGCGGAAAGCTAAGCCAAGGCCGTGCACTGATGCTGTCGTTCATTTATGTACAGGGGATGGCACTGACCTACACCCTACTGGGTCTTGTTGTAGCATCGGCTGGCATGCAATTCCAAGCCGCAATGCAGCACCCTTATGTACTGATGGGCCTAAGTATCCTATTTGTGGCGCTGGCACTGTCGATGTTTGGTGTCTACAACCTACAGCTTCCTAGCAGTGTTCAGACTTGGCTCAATAACCAGAGCAATAAGCAGCAAGGCGGTAATACTCTAGGTGTGTTTGCGATGGGTGCGATCTCTGGCTTGGTGTGCTCACCATGTACCACCGCACCTCTCTCTGGTGCTCTACTTTATGTGGCACAAAGTGGTGATCTGTTTACTGGTGGTATTGCCCTGTATACATTAGCAATGGGGATGGGTATTCCACTGATGCTAGTTGCAGTATTTGGCAATAAACTGCTACCAAAAGCGGGCAGCTGGATGGACAAGGTCAAAATCGTGTTTGGCTTTATTCTACTGGCAGCCCCTATCTTCCTATTAGAGCGCATTATCCCTGAGTTTTGGGCAACGGTATTGTGGTCAACATTGGGCTTTGTTGCTTTTGGTTGGCTGTATCACAGCAAAAACTCTCTGCCATTTGGTGGTTGGAAACAGAGCGCAGTCGGTATTATTGCCATGCTTGGTTTATTCGCATCAGCACAACCGGCTCTGAATTATTGGTTTGCAGAGAAGAGTGTTGAGCAGGTTGCTCAAATTGAGTTTGCTCGTATCAATACCGTTGAGGAGCTTGAGATCCAGCTTATCGAGGCGAAGAAGCTTGGTAAGCCAGTGATGCTCGACTTCTATGCTGATTGGTGTGTGGCATGTAAAGAGTTCGAGAAGTACACCTTCCATCAAGCCGATGTTGAAAATAAGCTTTCTGGTTTTGTTCTACTGCAAGCTGATGTGACGAAAAACTTACCTCAAGACATTGAACTGCTTAAACAAATGCAGGTGCTAGGTTTGCCAACTATTGAGTTCTGGGACGGTAAGGGTAACCATGTTCCAAATGCTCGAGTAACGGGTTTTATGAACGCCGAAACCTTCTTACAACACATGCAAAACCACCAGCTATAG